CGCATCGTGCTCGCCGAGGATTCGGTGCTGCTCCGCGAGGGGCTCGTGCGGCTCTTCGACGAGGCCGGCTTCGAGACGGTGGCCGCTTACGGCGAGGCCGATTCGTTGCTCGCCGCGCTCGACGAGACCCGGCCCGACCTCGCGATCCTCGACGTGCGCATGCCGCCGTCGTTCCGCGACGAGGGCGTGCGCGCGGCGATAGAACTGCGGCGCCGCATGCCGAAGGTCGGCGTGCTGCTGCTCAGCCAGTACGTCGAGGGCACCTACGCCCACGAACTGCTGTCGTCGGGCGAGGGCGGAATGGGCTATCTGCTGAAGGATCGCGTCGCCTCGCTCGACGAACTCGAAGACGCTGTCGAACGGGTCAGCCAGGGCGGCACCGTGCTCGACCCGCAGGTCGTGCGCGAGCTGCTCGCCCGCCGTAGCGACCCCCTCGAGACCCTGACGCCCCGTGAGCGCGAGGTCATGACGCTCATGGCCGAGGGGCGCACCAACGCCGGCATCGCGAAGCAGCTCTTCATCGGCGTCGGCGCCGTGGAGAAGAACGTCACGTCGATCTTCCAGAAGCTCGGACTCGAGGACTCCGGCACCGACCACCGGCGAGTGCTCGCCGTGCTCACCTGGCTGCAGCGCTGACGCCGCTGGTCAGGGCTCCGTGCTGCGCCGCAGGGGCACGTGCGTGCGCAGCACCTCCAGGTAGCTGCGGTAGCCCCGGAGCATCCAGAACAGGAACGAGATCACCGCG
The DNA window shown above is from Agromyces cerinus and carries:
- a CDS encoding response regulator transcription factor; translation: MTDRAPLRIVLAEDSVLLREGLVRLFDEAGFETVAAYGEADSLLAALDETRPDLAILDVRMPPSFRDEGVRAAIELRRRMPKVGVLLLSQYVEGTYAHELLSSGEGGMGYLLKDRVASLDELEDAVERVSQGGTVLDPQVVRELLARRSDPLETLTPREREVMTLMAEGRTNAGIAKQLFIGVGAVEKNVTSIFQKLGLEDSGTDHRRVLAVLTWLQR